The following proteins come from a genomic window of Lycium ferocissimum isolate CSIRO_LF1 chromosome 4, AGI_CSIRO_Lferr_CH_V1, whole genome shotgun sequence:
- the LOC132052177 gene encoding exocyst complex component EXO70A1-like, protein MEPPGNDVVAFAFESAEKIILRWDSTASEDSREKMIFAGDRIEIERYLSAVDEIQRSMESATLSDDQNKVNSAIQIAMARLEDEFRNILIAHTTPMEAESLTDTCPLPEEEEEEYEEEDNVDSPLTTKEFEHQESHSSCSYRSTNSIREIDLMPGEAIYDLRRIAERMISAGYLRECIQVYGSVRKSAVDSSFRRLGIEKLSIGDIQRLEWETLEMKIRRWIKAAKVCVRILFASEKKLCEQIFEDLGTATDDACFMETIKGPAIQLFNFAEAISISRRSPEKLFKILDLHDALSDLLVDIEIVFDSKSSESIRVQAVEILSRLAEAARGILSEFENAVLREPSKVPVPGGTIHPLTRYVMNYISLISDYKQTMSELIVSKPTTGSRYSSDPNTPDMDFGELEGQTPLALHLIWISVILQFNLEGKSKCYRDTSLAHLFMMNNVHYIVQKIKGSPELREMVGDDCLRRLTGKFRQAATNYQRSTWIYVLHCLRDEGLHVKGNFSSGVSKSALRERFKTFNAMFEEVHRIQSTWLIPDTQLREELRISISEKLIPAYRSFLGRFRSHIESGRHPENYIKYSGEDIENAVLDFFEGYQVQQHIRRRSQ, encoded by the coding sequence ATGGAACCGCCAGGAAACGACGTCGTTGCATTTGCGTTTGAGTCAGCTGAGAAAATAATACTCCGTTGGGATTCAACAGCATCAGAAGATTCTCGTGAGAAGATGATCTTCGCTGGCGATCGCATCGAGATCGAACGTTACCTCTCAGCCGTTGATGAAATCCAACGGTCAATGGAATCCGCAACACTTTCAGATGATCAAAACAAAGTCAATAGTGCGATCCAGATCGCTATGGCTCGTCTTGAAGACGAGTTTCGTAATATTCTAATAGCACATACAACTCCAATGGAAGCTGAATCACTAACTGACACGTGTCCTTTacctgaagaagaagaagaagaatacgAGGAGGAGGATAATGTTGACTCACCGTTGACTACTAAGGAGTTTGAGCATCAAGAGAGCCATAGTAGCTGTAGTTATCGATCTACGAATAGTATTCGTGAGATCGATCTAATGCCTGGTGAAGCGATTTATGATCTTCGACGTATAGCTGAGAGAATGATTTCAGCTGGATATCTTAGGGAGTGTATTCAGGTGTATGGCAGTGTACGTAAGTCTGCTGTGGACTCAAGTTTTCGACGTCTAGGTATAGAGAAACTGAGTATTGGAGATATTCAGAGGTTAGAATGGGAAACACTGGAAATGAAAATCAGGCGGTGGATAAAAGCTGCAAAAGTGTGCGTTCGCATACTTTTTGCTAGTGAGAAGAAATTATGTGAGCAGATTTTTGAAGATTTGGGAACTGCAACTGATGATGCTTGTTTTATGGAGACAATTAAAGGTCCAGCTATTCAGTTATTTAATTTCGCTGAAGCTATTAGTATTAGTAGAAGATCACCTGAGAAGTTGTTTAAGATATTGGATCTTCATGATGCTTTATCGGATTTGTTGGTGGATATTGAGATTGTTTTTGATTCGAAATCATCGGAGTCGATTAGGGTTCAAGCTGTAGAGATATTATCTAGGTTAGCTGAGGCTGCTAGAGGGATATTATCGGAATTTGAAAATGCAGTGCTTAGAGAACCTTCTAAAGTTCCTGTCCCTGGAGGGACAATACATCCTTTGACTAGGTATGTTATGAACTACATAAGTTTAATCTCGGATTACAAACAGACTATGTCTGAATTGATTGTGTCAAAGCCGACAACGGGGTCTAGGTATTCTAGTGATCCTAATACCCCTGATATGGATTTCGGGGAACTAGAAGGGCAGACCCCGTTGGCGCTTCATTTGATTTGGATTTCTGTGATTTTGCAGTTCAATTTGGAAGGTAAGTCTAAGTGCTATAGGGATACTTCATTGGCGCATTTATTTATGATGAACAATGTACATTATATTGTTCAGAAGATTAAAGGGTCGCCTGAGTTAAGGGAGATGGTTGGGGATGATTGTTTAAGGAGATTAACAGGGAAATTCAGACAAGCAGCTACAAACTACCAGAGATCAACCTGGATATATGTTTTGCATTGTTTGCGAGATGAGGGTTTACATGTTAAAGGCAATTTTTCATCTGGGGTGTCTAAGAGTGCATTGAGAGAGCGGTTTAAGACGTTTAATGCTATGTTTGAAGAGGTGCATAGGATTCAATCCACCTGGTTGATTCCGGATACTCAGCTCCGAGAGGAGCTGCGTATTTCTATATCCGAGAAGTTGATCCCAGCTTATAGATCATTTCTCGGAAGGTTCAGGAGTCATATTGAGAGTGGAAGGCATCCGGAAAACTATATCAAGTATTCCGGTGAGGACATTGAGAATGCTGTCTTGGATTTCTTTGAGGGGTACCAAGTTCAACAACACATAAGAAGAAGATCTCAGTGA
- the LOC132052178 gene encoding sm-like protein LSM1B, producing the protein MSWAGPEDIYLSTSLASYLDKKLLVLLRDGRKLLGTLRSFDQFANAVLEGACERVIVGEIYCDIPLGLYIIRGENVVLIGELDVDKEELPPHMTRVPEAEIRRAQKAEREATDLKGTMRKRMEFLDMD; encoded by the exons ATGTCGTGGGCAGGTCCAGAAGATATCTATCTTTCTACTTCTCTTGCTAGCTATCTTGATA AGAAACTTCTCGTATTGCTGCGAGATGGGCGAAAGCTTTTGGGGACACTTCGTTCTTTTGACCAATTTG CTAATGCTGTTTTAGAAGGTGCATGTGAGCGTGTTATTGTTGGTGAAATCTACTGTGATATTCCGTTAGGTCTTTATATTATCCGAGGGGAAAATGTTGTGTTAATTGGCGAGTTG GATGTAGATAAGGAGGAACTTCCACCCCACATGACTCGTGTCCCAGAAGCTGAGATAAGAAGG GCCCAAAAAGCAGAAAGGGAGGCTACGGATCTTAAAGGTACAATGCGAAAGAGGATGGAATTCCTTGATATGGATTGA
- the LOC132053916 gene encoding protein NEGATIVE GRAVITROPIC RESPONSE OF ROOTS-like, translating to MAIWWHFYTQNKHKSPISQVINREVSSNMKFLSWMQNKFNGGQGNKIPNGVQTKSLTIVDRTNQEPRNEEFNGWPDSLLAIGTFGTTSTSLNAKSETTQHVQNQDHENEISEENYNEQSSSPDLAEFTPEEVGKLQKELTKLLSKKPAANKLVAEDRKDGDLPLDRFLNCPSSLEVDRRTSSRFSCTNSEIYENLDEEEIDRTIRAIIGRCKDHVCKTNKKKVNGMKSVSFLLKKMFVCSSGFAPTPSLRDTFPESRMEKLLRTILSKKINPQNAGRVSTKRYLEDRCAPKEEEEEKKREKTCHGSKWVKTDSDCEYNLFCSSKFLIKTSILMLLA from the exons ATGGCTATTTGGTGGCACTTCTATACTCAGAATAAG CACAAATCACCAATTTCACAGGTGATCAACAGAGAGGTTTCTTCAAATATGAAG TTCTTAAGCTGGATGCAAAATAAGTTCAATGGTGGACAAGGGAACAAAATACCTAATGGAGTTCAAACCAAAA GTTTAACTATCGTAGATCGGACAAATCAAGAACCTCGCAACGAAGAATTCAACGGTTGGCCTGATTCATTATTAGCCATTGGAACTTTTGGTACCACCAGCACTTCTCTAAATGCAAAATCAGAGACCACCCAACACGTACAAAATCAAGATCATGAAAATGAAATCTCAGAGGAAAATTACAATGAGCAAAGTTCCTCTCCAGATTTAGCAGAATTCACCCCTGAAGAAGTTGGCAAATTACAAAAAGAATTAACAAAGCTATTATCAAAAAAGCCTGCAGCTAATAAATTAGTTGCTGAAGACAGAAAGGATGGTGATCTCCCATTGGACAGATTCCTTAATTGTCCTTCAAGTTTGGAAGTTGATCGTAGGACTTCCAGCAGATTTAGTTGTACCAATTCGGAGATTTATGAAAATCTGGATGAGGAAGAAATTGATAGGACTATTAGAGCAATTATTGGGAGATGCAAGGACCATGTTTGCaagacaaataaaaagaaagtaaatGGGATGAAATCAGTTTCGTTTCTTCTCAAGAAAATGTTTGTTTGCTCAAGTGGTTTTGCTCCTACTCCTAGTTTACGAGACACATTTCCCGAATCAAGAATGGAGAAG CTTTTAAGGACTATACTTTCAAAGAAAATAAACCCACAAAATGCCGGTCGAGTATCAACAAAGAGATATTTAGAGGACCGATGTGCACCaaaggaagaggaagaggaaaagAAACGGGAGAAAACCTGTCATGGATCTAAGTGGGTCAAGACTGATTCTGATTGTGAGTATAATTTATTTTGTAGTAGTAagtttttaattaaaacaagcaTTTTAATGTTGTTAGCTTAA
- the LOC132053918 gene encoding uncharacterized protein LOC132053918: MRVLQRIFALLALARDGRLGSCSRLGSGARVGGAKGVEGASRLRVGSWNIGTLSGKSIELVKILKKRRINIACVQETKWVGPKAKDVDGYKLWLSGKSRYRNGVGILVDSELRDQVVEVRRINDRMMAIKLVVGGFTLNIISAYAPQVGLDEEVKRRFWEDLDEVVVSIPPTEKLFIEGDFNGHIGSVSRGYDEVHGGFGFGDRNGGGVSLWISQSFWIGGSQLEFSEERRSTW, translated from the exons atgagggttCTCCAACG TATATTTGCTTTACTGGCTTTGGCGAGGGATGGTAGACTAGGGTCATGTTCTCGGTTGGGATCGGGGGCTAGGGTTGGGGGGGCTAAGGGGGTTGAGGGAGCTTCTAGGTTGAGAGTAGGGTCTTGGAATATTGGGACTTTATCGGGAAAGTCCATAGAGttagttaagattcttaagaagaggaggattaatatagcttgCGTCCAAGAGACTAAATGGGTAGGACCTAAAGCTAAAGATGTGGACGGGTACAAGCTTTGGCTCTCGGGCAAGTCGAGGTATAGGAATGGGGTAGGGATCTTAGTAGATAGTGAGCTTAGAGACCAGGTGGTAGAGGTTAGGAGGATCAATGACAGGATGATGGCGATTAAGTTAGTCGTTGGAGGGTTTAccttgaacattattagtgccTATGCGCCACAAGTGGGTTTGGACGAGGAGGTAAAAAGGCGCTTTTGGGAGGACTTGGACGAAGTGGTGGTAAGTATACCGCCTACTGAGAAGTTATTCATAGAAGGAGATTTCAATGGGCACATTGGGTCTGTTTCGAGGGGTTATGACGAGGTGCATGGTGGATTTGGCTTCGGGGACAGGAATGGTGGAGGAGTTTCACTCTGGATTTCGCAAAGCTTTTGGATTGGTGGTAGCCAACTCGAGTTTTCCGAAGAAAGGCggagcacttggtaa
- the LOC132052179 gene encoding uncharacterized protein LOC132052179 produces MSMISDAMVMKSADSQTVKAKLTAPIDVDFAKCDCCGLIEECTLSYIETIRQRYQGKWICGLCAEAIKDEIIRCEMLISTEEALNRHLNFCKNFSSSSPPLNPTVHLIAAMRQILRRSLESPKLLRSMSSSPAENSGEMKHAVIIRSESCIPAISLGLDGGCE; encoded by the coding sequence ATGTCGATGATCAGCGATGCAATGGTGATGAAATCAGCAGATTCACAAACAGTTAAAGCAAAACTTACAGCACCAATAGATGTTGATTTCGCTAAATGCGATTGCTGCGGTTTGATAGAGGAATGCACTCTATCATATATAGAAACAATTCGCCAGCGGTATCAAGGGAAGTGGATTTGCGGATTGTGTGCTGAGGCAATCAAAGACGAGATCATACGTTGCGAGATGCTTATCAGTACTGAAGAGGCCTTGAATCGTCACCTCAACTTCTGTAAGAACTTCAGTTCGTCTAGCCCGCCTTTAAATCCGACTGTTCATTTAATCGCTGCGATGAGGCAGATTTTGAGGAGGAGTTTGGAATCTCCCAAGTTGCTTAGGTCGATGTCTAGTAGTCCAGCAGAAAATAGTGGAGAGATGAAACACGCTGTGATTATTCGATCGGAGAGTTGTATCCCAGCAATTTCGTTGGGATTGGATGGAGGTTGTGAATGA